A single genomic interval of Halorubrum aethiopicum harbors:
- a CDS encoding extracellular solute-binding protein, with protein MSDDSTGSGVSRRRYLTTAGAVGAAGLAGCAGGGGGGSDGSTTGSSGDEIGGTVTVFSGSAFVDSGIVEALHEAGVPDSITIEMTVPPQDTGSKQQQLRTAINAEESDPDLVLTDNGWTIPFIVRGDLVNLEEEMDEEFIARVREEGVQSMIDTGTHPETGDLYSVPVFPDYPVITYRKDLLRDAGYGDSDFETWRSDPPTWAEFSSIVSEAQTSDVEYGHLWQGNNYAGLSCCTFNEFLTSMGGAFFGGQENLFGPVGDRPVTLDTEESIDGIEAAVDIIHGTGSAPMDIQGVSPQEVAGWIEPDTKSTFESGSAVTQRNWTYSIGGAVTAFEDTDMELGVMPLPAGPNGSWHAQGGWIMSMNPYTDNMASAKEVIKAWWEDSVLQHQFDTANYMPPKPELFSYVEESDTYGPYFEALQYSAENLIPRPTTSVWPNQRSIVASEVNAALRQEQTPQEAATAMQEQISAIEEQS; from the coding sequence ATGTCAGACGACAGCACTGGAAGTGGTGTCTCGAGACGACGCTATCTCACGACCGCCGGCGCGGTGGGGGCCGCCGGCCTGGCGGGCTGTGCCGGGGGTGGCGGCGGTGGCTCCGACGGCTCGACGACGGGGTCGTCGGGCGACGAGATCGGCGGGACGGTCACGGTCTTCTCCGGATCCGCGTTCGTCGACTCCGGGATAGTGGAGGCGCTCCACGAGGCGGGCGTGCCCGACTCGATCACGATCGAGATGACCGTGCCGCCACAGGACACCGGCAGCAAGCAACAGCAGCTCCGGACCGCGATCAACGCCGAGGAGTCGGACCCGGACCTGGTGTTGACTGACAACGGGTGGACGATCCCGTTCATCGTCCGCGGCGACCTGGTCAACCTCGAGGAGGAGATGGACGAGGAGTTCATCGCCCGCGTCAGGGAGGAGGGCGTCCAGTCGATGATCGACACGGGGACCCACCCCGAGACGGGCGACCTGTACTCGGTTCCGGTCTTCCCGGACTACCCGGTCATCACCTACCGGAAGGACCTGTTGCGGGACGCGGGCTACGGCGACTCGGACTTCGAGACGTGGCGGAGCGACCCGCCGACGTGGGCGGAGTTCTCGTCGATCGTCTCCGAGGCGCAGACCTCGGACGTGGAGTACGGCCACCTCTGGCAGGGGAACAACTACGCCGGCCTGTCGTGTTGTACGTTCAACGAGTTCCTCACGAGCATGGGCGGCGCGTTCTTCGGCGGCCAGGAGAACCTCTTCGGGCCGGTCGGCGACCGTCCCGTCACCCTCGACACGGAGGAGTCGATCGACGGGATCGAGGCCGCGGTGGACATCATCCACGGCACGGGCAGCGCCCCGATGGACATCCAGGGCGTCTCGCCGCAGGAAGTGGCCGGCTGGATCGAACCCGACACGAAGTCCACCTTCGAGAGCGGGAGCGCGGTCACGCAGCGCAACTGGACCTACTCCATCGGCGGGGCGGTGACCGCCTTCGAGGACACGGACATGGAGCTCGGCGTGATGCCGCTGCCCGCGGGCCCGAACGGCTCCTGGCACGCGCAGGGCGGCTGGATCATGTCGATGAACCCCTACACCGACAACATGGCGTCCGCGAAGGAAGTGATCAAGGCGTGGTGGGAGGACTCGGTGCTCCAACACCAGTTCGACACGGCGAACTACATGCCGCCCAAGCCGGAGCTGTTCAGCTACGTCGAGGAGAGCGACACGTACGGGCCGTACTTCGAGGCGCTCCAGTACTCGGCGGAGAACCTGATCCCGCGGCCGACGACGTCGGTGTGGCCGAACCAGCGGAGCATCGTCGCCAGCGAGGTCAACGCGGCGCTCCGGCAGGAACAGACGCCACAGGAGGCGGCGACGGCCATGCAAGAGCAGATCTCGGCCATCGAAGAACAGTCGTGA
- a CDS encoding DUF7545 family protein, giving the protein MGDTETYTVTGPDGEEESFELPAGLVDVLSEQGEPSTRVVTDVIVQAMAQQAHVIAHHSEGGVPDDIAEMNETAEELFEERFGQSLEDALGHSH; this is encoded by the coding sequence ATGGGAGACACGGAAACCTACACCGTCACCGGACCCGACGGCGAGGAGGAGTCGTTCGAACTGCCCGCCGGCCTCGTCGACGTGCTCAGCGAGCAGGGCGAGCCGTCGACCCGCGTCGTCACCGACGTGATCGTCCAGGCGATGGCACAGCAGGCGCACGTCATCGCGCACCACAGCGAGGGCGGCGTCCCCGACGACATCGCCGAGATGAACGAGACCGCGGAGGAGCTCTTCGAGGAGCGGTTCGGCCAGTCGCTCGAGGACGCGCTCGGCCACTCGCACTGA
- a CDS encoding YbaK/EbsC family protein produces the protein MHQRASEFAERANDRYGVDLEVLEFDAGTKTAAAAADAVGCETAAIASTIVVSLSGGDHADLVAAVTSGANRLDLDAVAEHFGASSASMGDPERIREVVGWSIGGVPPICHDESVPTVMDPTLGTFETVYAAAGTPSAVFPIDPDRLADLADATVVDLTES, from the coding sequence ATGCATCAGCGAGCCTCGGAGTTCGCGGAGCGGGCGAACGACCGGTACGGCGTGGACCTCGAGGTCCTGGAGTTCGACGCCGGCACGAAGACGGCGGCGGCCGCGGCGGACGCGGTGGGCTGTGAGACCGCGGCGATCGCCTCGACCATCGTCGTCTCGCTTTCGGGCGGCGATCACGCCGACCTCGTCGCCGCGGTCACGAGCGGCGCGAACCGCCTCGATCTGGACGCCGTCGCCGAGCACTTCGGCGCGTCGTCCGCCTCGATGGGCGACCCCGAGCGGATCCGCGAGGTCGTCGGCTGGAGCATCGGCGGCGTCCCGCCGATCTGCCACGACGAGTCGGTCCCGACCGTGATGGACCCGACGCTCGGGACGTTCGAGACGGTGTACGCGGCGGCGGGAACCCCGAGCGCGGTGTTTCCGATCGACCCCGACCGACTCGCCGACCTGGCGGACGCGACGGTGGTGGACCTGACGGAGTCGTAG
- a CDS encoding metal ABC transporter permease, which yields MTGEGSEATTDAAATDDATAPTRGRRRLVELAGVAATALLAAAMIGFVLLYWAQDLPVAGELYAGFRAIGRGMDAAFGTNVFRHPFMWQSMATGVLVGVVAPLVGTFLVHREMALIGETLAHTAFAGVALGFLVNAVTGWEGPLLLVALVVGIVGALGVQWLTERTDAYGDVPIAIMLSGSFAVGTLIVSYGRGLTGIAIEGYLFGNLGVVTVEGARLMAALSVVVVVAVAATYKQLLFITFDEQAARVARLNVTGYNTLLVVLTAVVVVGAMQVLGVILVAAMLVVPVAAASQIARSFRETTYLSVIFGQLSVIGGFAVAIGGELPSGGSIVVVAIAIYLLAVAASGFSVRAISAHG from the coding sequence ATGACCGGCGAGGGCTCGGAGGCGACGACCGACGCGGCGGCGACGGACGACGCGACCGCCCCGACGCGCGGTCGCCGCCGTCTGGTCGAACTCGCGGGCGTGGCCGCCACGGCCCTCCTCGCGGCCGCCATGATCGGGTTCGTGCTGCTGTACTGGGCGCAGGACCTCCCCGTCGCGGGCGAGCTGTACGCCGGCTTCCGCGCGATCGGGCGCGGGATGGACGCCGCGTTCGGGACCAACGTGTTCAGACACCCGTTCATGTGGCAGTCGATGGCGACCGGCGTGCTCGTCGGCGTGGTCGCCCCGCTCGTCGGGACGTTCCTCGTCCACCGGGAGATGGCGCTCATCGGCGAGACGCTCGCGCACACGGCCTTCGCCGGCGTCGCGCTCGGCTTCCTCGTGAACGCGGTCACCGGGTGGGAGGGTCCGCTGCTGCTCGTCGCGCTCGTCGTCGGGATCGTCGGCGCGCTCGGCGTCCAGTGGCTCACGGAGCGCACGGACGCCTACGGCGACGTGCCCATCGCGATCATGCTCTCGGGGAGCTTCGCGGTCGGGACGCTGATCGTCAGCTACGGCCGCGGACTCACCGGGATCGCCATCGAGGGGTACCTCTTCGGCAACCTCGGTGTGGTGACCGTCGAGGGCGCGCGGCTGATGGCCGCCCTCTCCGTCGTCGTCGTCGTCGCGGTCGCGGCCACGTACAAACAGCTGCTCTTCATCACCTTCGACGAGCAGGCGGCCCGCGTCGCGCGGCTGAACGTGACCGGCTACAACACGCTGCTCGTGGTGTTGACCGCCGTGGTCGTCGTCGGCGCGATGCAGGTGCTTGGCGTGATCTTAGTCGCCGCGATGCTCGTTGTTCCCGTCGCCGCGGCCTCCCAGATCGCCCGGAGCTTCCGGGAGACGACGTACCTCTCCGTGATCTTCGGCCAGCTGTCGGTGATCGGCGGGTTCGCGGTCGCGATCGGCGGCGAGCTCCCCTCCGGCGGGTCGATCGTGGTCGTCGCGATCGCGATCTACCTCCTCGCGGTCGCCGCCTCCGGCTTCTCCGTCCGGGCGATCTCCGCCCACGGGTGA
- a CDS encoding metal ABC transporter ATP-binding protein translates to MDPVIELEDVTFAYGDTVAVRDVSLTVEAGDFLGLVGPNGSGKTTLLHLMLGLHTPDEGTVRLFDRPIDEVDDGSRIGYVSQQATNRGGAMPVTVRECVTMGRFAHVGHGRLGEADREAVAAAMETVGIVDLADRLMNELSGGQRQRAYIARALASEADLLALDEPTVGVDAESRDAFYALLDRLNDDGITIVLIEHDIGVVTDRADRVACINTELYHHGDTESFVESDALEDAYGATGQVVHHHHP, encoded by the coding sequence GTGGACCCGGTCATCGAACTCGAGGACGTGACGTTCGCGTACGGCGACACCGTCGCCGTGAGAGACGTCTCGCTGACGGTCGAGGCCGGCGACTTCCTGGGGCTCGTCGGGCCGAACGGCTCCGGAAAGACCACGCTCCTCCACCTCATGCTGGGCCTCCATACTCCCGACGAGGGGACGGTCCGGCTGTTCGACCGGCCGATAGACGAGGTCGACGACGGGAGCCGGATCGGCTACGTCTCCCAGCAGGCGACGAACCGCGGCGGCGCGATGCCGGTCACCGTCCGCGAGTGCGTCACGATGGGGCGGTTCGCCCACGTCGGCCACGGCCGGCTCGGCGAGGCGGACCGGGAGGCGGTCGCGGCCGCGATGGAGACGGTCGGCATCGTCGACCTCGCGGACCGACTGATGAACGAGCTCTCCGGCGGCCAGCGCCAGCGCGCGTACATCGCTCGCGCCCTCGCGAGCGAGGCGGACCTGCTCGCGCTCGACGAGCCGACCGTCGGCGTCGACGCCGAGTCCCGGGACGCCTTCTACGCGCTCCTCGACCGGCTCAACGACGACGGCATCACGATCGTGTTGATCGAACACGACATCGGCGTCGTCACCGACCGCGCCGACCGCGTGGCGTGTATCAACACCGAACTGTACCACCACGGCGACACCGAGTCGTTCGTCGAGAGCGACGCCCTCGAGGACGCCTACGGCGCGACCGGGCAGGTCGTCCATCACCACCACCCATGA
- a CDS encoding alpha/beta hydrolase has translation MARDLPPMDPELAAALEEIPDEFLLANVVDFDDLPATRERMTQLLETMLAEMPERPGVESEDLTVPGPGDEDLPLRVYRPVDAEGPLPCVYWIHGGGMVLGDLDQDDPTCERLVDEVGCVVVSVDYRLAPEHPYPAPVDDCYAGLEWVAGNAADFDVDDSRIAIGGQSAGGGLSAAVALRARDEDGPDLCHQHLIYPMLDDRNATESSEQVTDIGIWDREMNVRAWEAYLGDLSGADDLPPYAAPGRVENLSGLPPTYLDIGTHDVFRDETRAYAERLLAGGVETEFHLWPGAYHAYETFAPEARLSRETWEARVNALRRAFDEA, from the coding sequence ATGGCACGAGACCTACCGCCGATGGATCCGGAGCTGGCGGCCGCCCTCGAGGAGATCCCGGACGAGTTCCTGCTCGCGAACGTCGTCGACTTCGACGACCTGCCCGCCACGCGCGAGCGCATGACGCAGTTGCTGGAGACGATGCTGGCCGAGATGCCGGAACGGCCGGGTGTCGAATCCGAGGACCTGACCGTCCCCGGACCGGGAGATGAGGACCTCCCGCTCCGCGTCTATCGCCCCGTCGACGCGGAGGGACCGCTGCCGTGTGTCTACTGGATCCACGGCGGCGGCATGGTGTTGGGCGATCTGGACCAGGACGACCCCACCTGTGAACGGCTCGTCGACGAGGTCGGCTGCGTCGTGGTCTCGGTCGACTACCGGCTCGCGCCCGAACACCCGTATCCGGCCCCCGTCGACGACTGCTACGCCGGGCTCGAGTGGGTCGCGGGAAACGCCGCGGACTTCGACGTGGACGACTCCCGGATCGCGATCGGCGGACAGAGCGCGGGCGGCGGACTCTCGGCCGCGGTGGCGCTCCGCGCGCGCGACGAGGACGGGCCGGACCTGTGTCACCAACACCTGATCTACCCGATGCTCGACGACCGGAACGCCACCGAGTCGAGCGAGCAGGTGACCGACATCGGCATCTGGGACCGGGAGATGAACGTTCGGGCCTGGGAGGCGTACCTCGGTGACCTGAGCGGTGCGGACGACCTCCCGCCGTACGCCGCGCCGGGGAGGGTCGAGAACCTCTCGGGGCTGCCGCCGACGTACCTCGACATCGGGACCCACGACGTCTTCCGCGACGAGACGCGGGCCTACGCGGAGCGGCTGCTCGCCGGCGGGGTCGAAACGGAGTTCCACCTCTGGCCGGGCGCGTACCACGCCTACGAGACGTTCGCGCCCGAGGCGCGTCTCTCGCGGGAGACGTGGGAAGCCCGCGTGAACGCCCTCCGTCGGGCGTTCGACGAGGCGTGA
- a CDS encoding ribosome assembly factor SBDS, with protein MISLDEAVTARLESHGERFEVLIDPDAALAMKRGEFEGDLEEVIAAEDVFENASRGDRPAEEDLETVFGTTDSLEIIPQVVERGEIQITAEQREEMQERKHRQLVNTITRNAVNPQMDDSPHPPERIERALEEAGFQIDPMEPVENQVDDALEALRPVIPIRFEEVTMAVQLPADYAGSGQAQIREFGDLEREEWQNDGSWVGVLTFPAGLQNDLYDLVNEVTSGEGDARVIKDKNELRTR; from the coding sequence ATGATATCACTCGACGAGGCGGTGACCGCCAGGCTGGAGTCACACGGGGAGCGGTTCGAGGTCCTCATCGACCCGGACGCCGCGCTGGCGATGAAACGCGGCGAGTTCGAGGGCGACCTGGAGGAGGTGATCGCCGCCGAGGACGTCTTCGAGAACGCCTCGCGGGGCGACAGGCCCGCGGAGGAGGACTTAGAGACCGTCTTCGGGACGACGGACTCGCTGGAGATCATCCCGCAGGTGGTCGAGCGCGGCGAGATCCAGATCACGGCCGAGCAGCGAGAGGAGATGCAGGAGCGAAAGCACAGACAGCTCGTGAACACGATCACGCGAAACGCCGTGAACCCGCAGATGGACGACTCGCCGCACCCGCCGGAGCGGATCGAGCGCGCGCTGGAGGAGGCGGGCTTCCAGATCGACCCGATGGAGCCGGTCGAGAACCAGGTCGACGACGCGCTCGAGGCGCTCCGCCCCGTCATCCCCATCCGGTTCGAGGAGGTGACGATGGCGGTCCAACTCCCCGCGGACTACGCGGGCTCCGGACAGGCACAGATACGGGAGTTCGGCGACCTCGAGCGCGAGGAGTGGCAGAACGACGGCTCGTGGGTCGGCGTGCTCACCTTCCCCGCCGGGCTCCAGAACGACCTCTACGACCTCGTCAACGAGGTCACCTCCGGGGAGGGCGACGCCCGCGTCATCAAGGACAAGAACGAGTTGCGGACGCGGTGA